A segment of the Collimonas fungivorans genome:
CGACAGTAACGTAGTTACGCTGTGTAGCGCCTTTGGTTACGAATTGTACTTTGCCTGGAATCAGTGCGAACAAGGTGTGATCCTTGCCCATGCCAACATTTTCGCCTGGATGCGTCTTGGTGCCGCGTTGACGAA
Coding sequences within it:
- the rpmA gene encoding 50S ribosomal protein L27, whose protein sequence is MAHKKGGGTTRNGRDSESKRLGVKVYGGQAINAGGIIIRQRGTKTHPGENVGMGKDHTLFALIPGKVQFVTKGATQRNYVTVVPA